One part of the Actinomyces howellii genome encodes these proteins:
- a CDS encoding vitamin K epoxide reductase family protein produces the protein MAHVPTEAEIDAMSDEELEAYLDGSDPERAQDEAGGPPEHREADGPVWLRPGGAPRSYGWLLVVGSVLGIVASWELIRAQITLLREPLAELTCDVNPLVSCGDSLNVWQGNLLGVPNSFVGAMAFAALLVLGLLLASGRSLPRWMWWGMSAGCLGGMVFVSWFLGQSLLVLDKLCPFCMLIWAVTIPVSAATWGQAALGGHLGLPRAAARRLHAARWWLAGAMYLVVIVLVLVRFWDAWAAML, from the coding sequence ATGGCCCACGTGCCCACCGAGGCCGAGATCGACGCGATGAGCGATGAGGAGCTCGAGGCCTACCTGGACGGCTCGGACCCCGAGCGCGCCCAGGACGAGGCGGGCGGCCCTCCGGAGCACAGGGAGGCCGACGGGCCGGTGTGGCTGCGCCCCGGCGGGGCCCCGCGCTCCTACGGGTGGCTCCTCGTCGTCGGGTCGGTGCTGGGCATCGTCGCCAGCTGGGAGCTCATCCGTGCCCAGATCACCCTGCTGCGTGAGCCCTTGGCCGAGCTGACCTGCGACGTCAACCCCTTGGTGTCCTGCGGGGACTCCCTCAACGTCTGGCAGGGCAACCTCCTGGGCGTGCCCAACTCCTTCGTCGGGGCGATGGCCTTCGCGGCGCTTCTCGTCCTCGGGCTGCTCCTGGCCTCGGGACGGTCCCTGCCGCGCTGGATGTGGTGGGGGATGTCGGCGGGCTGCCTGGGGGGCATGGTCTTCGTCTCCTGGTTCCTCGGTCAGTCGCTGCTCGTGCTCGACAAGCTGTGCCCCTTCTGCATGCTCATCTGGGCGGTGACCATCCCCGTGTCCGCAGCCACCTGGGGACAGGCCGCTCTCGGCGGTCACCTGGGCCTTCCACGGGCAGCGGCACGACGCCTGCACGCCGCCCGCTGGTGGCTGGCGGGGGCGATGTACCTCGTCGTCATCGTGCTCGTCCTCGTGCGCTTCTGGGACGCATGGGCGGCGATGCTGTGA
- a CDS encoding metal-dependent transcriptional regulator, with protein sequence MGGDAVSPADAGAAEDSAVTQDYLKAVWVAVEMGGVGASVTGLARRMGVAPSTASENVARLVEAGLLEHDPYRPVTLSPEGRRRAMAMVRRHRLLETYLVEVLGFEWDEVHAEAEVLEHAVSDRLLDRLDAALGHPERDPHGDPIPSADGRLPDLGLDRLESCRVGGGGVVGRIRDDGETLRALGRAGIGLDTALTVTGRTTLPAVGSERDGSDSRGLREAGLPRGATVVRVRGQGDGPEAVVPDGAVWLRR encoded by the coding sequence ATGGGCGGCGATGCTGTGAGCCCGGCGGATGCTGGTGCGGCCGAGGACTCCGCCGTCACCCAGGACTACCTCAAGGCAGTGTGGGTCGCCGTCGAGATGGGCGGGGTCGGGGCCTCGGTGACGGGGCTCGCCCGGCGCATGGGGGTGGCGCCGTCGACCGCCTCGGAGAACGTCGCGCGGCTGGTCGAGGCAGGCCTGCTCGAGCACGACCCGTACCGACCCGTCACCCTGTCCCCGGAGGGGCGCCGTCGCGCCATGGCCATGGTCCGGCGCCACAGGCTGCTGGAGACCTACCTCGTCGAGGTCCTCGGCTTCGAGTGGGACGAGGTCCACGCCGAGGCCGAGGTTCTCGAGCACGCCGTGTCCGACAGGCTCCTGGACCGGCTCGACGCCGCGCTGGGGCACCCCGAGCGTGACCCGCACGGGGACCCGATTCCCTCGGCTGACGGCCGCCTGCCCGATCTCGGCCTGGACCGCCTCGAGAGCTGCCGGGTCGGAGGCGGGGGAGTCGTGGGACGCATCCGCGACGACGGCGAGACCCTCAGGGCGCTGGGACGTGCCGGGATCGGGCTGGACACCGCGCTGACGGTCACCGGCCGCACGACCCTGCCCGCTGTCGGCTCCGAGCGTGACGGCTCTGACTCCAGGGGCCTCAGGGAGGCGGGCCTGCCTCGGGGCGCGACCGTCGTGCGCGTGCGTGGGCAGGGCGACGGCCCGGAGGCCGTCGTGCCCGACGGCGCCGTGTGGCTGCGTCGGTGA
- a CDS encoding HIT family protein produces MSTLFTKIINREIPGRFVWADETCVAFATIEPHTDGHVMVVPRLEVDSYVDAPDELVAHLAVVAKRIGATQTRVFDAPRAGLVVAGYGVDHLHLHVLPIRDEADLSFSSARRDLPPETIDSAMEALRAGLRQDGWGANVPVRLDAPTLP; encoded by the coding sequence ATGAGCACGCTGTTCACCAAGATCATCAACCGCGAGATCCCCGGGCGCTTCGTGTGGGCCGACGAGACCTGCGTCGCCTTCGCCACGATCGAGCCGCACACCGACGGCCACGTCATGGTCGTGCCGCGCCTGGAGGTCGACTCCTACGTCGACGCCCCCGACGAGCTCGTCGCCCATCTGGCGGTCGTGGCCAAGCGCATCGGTGCGACCCAGACCCGCGTCTTCGACGCCCCGCGCGCCGGGCTCGTTGTCGCCGGCTACGGCGTGGACCACCTCCACCTCCACGTCCTGCCTATTCGTGACGAGGCGGACCTGTCCTTCTCCTCAGCACGTCGAGACCTGCCTCCCGAGACGATCGACTCCGCCATGGAGGCCCTGCGAGCAGGACTGAGACAGGACGGCTGGGGCGCCAACGTGCCGGTTCGCCTCGACGCTCCCACCCTCCCCTGA